From one Triticum urartu cultivar G1812 chromosome 3, Tu2.1, whole genome shotgun sequence genomic stretch:
- the LOC125546255 gene encoding indole-3-acetaldehyde oxidase-like, which translates to MEMGKETARVVVLALNGVRREAAGADVHPSMTLLEFLRTKTPVRGPKISCGEGGCGACVVLISKYDPATDEVTEFSANSCLTLLGTLSHCSVTTSEGIGNTRDGYHPVQQRLSGFHASQCGFCTPGMCMSIFSALVKADKPGHAAPAPPAGFSRLTCSEAEHAVSGNLCRCTGYRPIVDACKSFAADVDLEDLGLNSFWKKAADDRADVGKLPQYSAGSVCTFPEFLKAEIKSNIGKLPEHSAGSVSDDGWYHPRSIQELDNLFDANWFDETAVKIVASNTGAGVYKEQDLYEKYVDIKGIPELLVIDRSSKGVEIGAAVSISKAIEVFSDGTTPVFRKIAGHLGKVASPFVRNTATIGGNLIMAQRLRFPSDIATLLLAAAATVTIHTASKTVCLSLEEFLEQPPFDAKTILLSIFVPDWGSDSVIFETSRAAPRPFGNAVSYVNSAFLARTSGDAASGDLIIQEICLAFGAYGGVAIRARNVEEFLKGKSVSAPVVLEAVQLLKEVIRPSQDTTHPEYRVSLAVAFLFSLLSSLGKDLIEPRKAITNGSTESSPEVATDNLPIRSRQELIFSEKYKPIGKPITKAGSELQASGEAVYVDDIPAPKDCLYGAFIYGTHPHAHIKGFNFKPSLAAQKVITVISAKDIPVGGKNIGTSYPMLGDEALFGDPVSEFAGQTVGIVIAETQKYAYMAAKQAVIEYSTENLEPPILTIEDAIKHNSYFHTPPYLAPQPVGDFDKGMSEADHKILSGEVKLESQYYFYMETNTALAIPDEDNCITVYSSTQTPEITQNVIADLLGVPYHNVRVITRRVGGGFGGKAQKGCPVACACALAAFKLRRPVRMYLDLKTDMIMAGGRHPMKVKYSVGFKSDGTLTALHVDLGINAGISPDVSPMLPGFIFSSLKKYNWGALAFDVKLCKTNVSSRSAMRGPGEVQGSFIAEAIIEHVASVLAADTNAVRRKNLHSFDSLTAFYGKAAGDAATYSLVDLFDKLTTSPEYRSRAAEVERFNGGSKWKKRGISCVPITFQVTLRPSPGKVSILNDGSIVVEVGGVEIGQGLYTKVKQMTAFGLAELDADGVLLDKVRVIQADSLSMVQGGFTGGSTTSEVSCQAVLESCAALVERLKPIKESIEANSGAPAPWSALIAQATMESVNLSAHAYWTPDPAFVKYLNYGAGVSEVEIDVLTGATTILRSDLLYDCGHSLNPAVDLGQVEGAFVQGVGFFTSEEYASNSDGLVINDGTWTYKIPTVDTIPRQLNVEFINSAREKRRVLSSKASGEPPLLMAASVHCAMREAIRAARREFSAESPLTFQMDVPATMADVKELCGLDVVERHLHTLLSKAS; encoded by the exons ATGGAGATGGGGAAGGAGACGGCGAGGGTGGTGGTGCTGGCCCTGAACGGCgtgcggcgcgaggcggcgggggcGGACGTCCACCCGTCCATGACGCTGCTGGAGTTCCTCCGCACCAAGACGCCCGTCCGGGGGCCAAAGATCAGCTGCGGCGAAG GTGGATGCGGCGCATGCGTGGTGCTCATCTCCAAGTACGACCCGGCCACCGACGAGGTGACCGAGTTCTCGGCCAACTCCTGCCTGACGCTCCTCGGCACACTGAGCCACTGCTCGGTGACCACCAGCGAGGGCATCGGCAACACCCGTGATGGCTACCACCCCGTCCAGCAGCGCCTCTCCGGCTTCCACGCCTCCCAGTGCGGCTTCTGCACCCCCGGCATGTGCATGTCCATCTTCTCCGCGCTCGTCAAGGCAGACAAGCCCGGCCATGCCGCCCCGGCGCCGCCGGCTGGGTTCTCCAGGCTCACCTGCTCGGAGGCCGAGCACGCCGTCTCGGGCAACCTCTGCCGCTGCACCGGCTACCGGCCCATCGTCGACGCCTGCAAGAGCTTCGCCGCGGACGTCGACCTCGAGGATCTCGGCCTCAACTCCTTCTGGAAGAAAGCCGCCGACGACCGTGCCGACGTTGGCAAGCTGCCGCAGTACTCCGCCGGCTCTGTCTGCACATTCCCCGAGTTCCTCAAGGCCGAGATCAAGTCCAACATTGGCAAGCTGCCAGAGCACTCCGCCGGCTCCGTCAGCGACGATGGCTGGTACCACCCCAGGAGCATCCAGGAGCTCGACAACCTCTTTGACGCCAACTGGTTCGATGAAACTGCAGTCAAGATCGTGGCGTCCAACACCGGCGCCGGAGTGTACAAGGAGCAAGACCTCTACGAAAAGTACGTCGACATCAAAGGGATTCCGGAGTTGCTGGTCATCGACAGGAGCAGCAAGGGGGTGGAGATCGGGGCAGCCGTGTCCATCTCCAAAGCAATCGAGGTCTTCTCGGACGGCACTACTCCGGTATTCAGGAAGATCGCCGGCCACCTCGGCAAGGTGGCCTCGCCGTTCGTCCGGAACACGGCGACAATCGGTGGCAACCTTATCATGGCGCAGCGGCTTCGGTTCCCGTCGGACATCGCCACCCttctcctcgccgccgccgccacggtCACCATCCACACGGCGTCCAAGACGGTCTGCCTATCGCTGGAGGAGTTCCTGGAGCAGCCTCCCTTTGATGCCAAGACCATTCTGCTCAGCATATTTGTCCCTGATTGGGGTTCAGATAGTGTCATCTTCGAGACCTCCAGAGCAGCCCCGAGGCCGTTCGGCAATGCCGTGTCCTATGTCAACTCTGCATTCCTGGCAAGGACTTCAGGTGATGCAGCATCGGGAGACCTCATCATCCAGGAAATCTGCCTCGCGTTTGGCGCTTACGGCGGCGTCGCCATCCGGGCTCGGAACGTTGAGGAGTTCCTCAAGGGGAAATCAGTGAGTGCACCTGTGGTACTTGAAGCAGTTCAGTTGCTGAAAGAAGTTATCAGACCGTCACAAGACACCACGCACCCTGAGTACAGAGTCAGCTTGGCTGTGGCTTTCTTGTTCAGTCTCCTGTCTTCACTTGGCAAGGACCTCATTGAACCGAGAAAGGCTATTACGAATGGTTCCACCGAgtcctcgccggaggttgccacTGATAATTTACCTATTCGGTCAAGGCAAGAGCTGATTTTCAGCGAGAAATACAAACCAATCGGGAAGCCAATCACGAAAGCTGGGTCAGAGTTACAAGCTTCAG GTGAGGCTGTCTATGTTGATGACATCCCTGCTCCCAAGGATTGCCTATATGGAGCATTTATCTACGGCACACACCCTCATGCTCATATAAAAGGTTTCAACTTCAAACCATCTTTGGCTGCACAAAAGGTCATCACGGTTATCTCCGCAAAGGACATTCCTGTCGGCGGAAAGAATATCGGAACCAGCTACCCGATGCTCGGAGACGAAGCGCTTTTTGGAGATCCGGTTTCTGAATTTGCTGGTCAAACAGTTGGCATTGTG ATTGCTGAAACGCAGAAGTACGCCTATATGGCGGCGAAGCAAGCTGTGATCGAGTACAGCACCGAGAATCTTGAGCCGCCGATTCTGACAATAGAGGATGCCATTAAACATAACAGCTACTTCCATACTCCCCCATATTTGGCTCCTCAGCCAGTTGGGGACTTTGACAAAGGGATGTCTGAAGCTGATCACAAGATCTTATCAGGAGAG GTGAAACTTGAATCCCAGTACTACTTCTACATGGAGACCAACACCGCCCTGGCCATCCCGGACGAAGATAACTGTATCACGGTCTACTCGTCAACGCAGACTCCGGAAATCACACAGAATGTCATCGCGGACCTCCTCGGCGTTCCGTACCACAATGTTCGTGTCATCACAAGAAGAGTTGGTGGCGGCTTTGGTGGGAAGGCACAAAAAGGATGCCCT GTGGCATGTGCCTGTGCACTTGCAGCGTTCAAGCTGCGGCGCCCTGTCCGGATGTACCTTGACCTGAAGACGGACATGATCATGGCGGGAGGGCGGCACCCGATGAAGGTGAAGTACTCCGTCGGCTTCAAGTCGGACGGCACGCTCACGGCGCTGCACGTTGACCTAGGGATCAACGCCGGTATATCCCCCGACGTGAGCCCGATGCTCCCGGGGTTCATCTTCAGCTCCCTGAAGAAGTACAACTGGGGCGCCCTGGCCTTCGATGTGAAGTTGTGCAAGACCAACGTGTCGTCCAGGTCGGCGATGCGAGGGCCCGGCGAAGTACAGGGCTCCTTCATAGCGGAGGCCATCATCGAGCATGTCGCGTCCGTGCTCGCCGCCGACACCAATGCTGTCCGGAGGAAGAACCTCCACAGCTTCGACAGTCTCACGGCGTTCTACGGGAAGGCCGCGGGGGATGCCGCCACGTACAGCCTCGTCGACTTGTTTGACAAGCTTACCACGTCGCCGGAGTACCGGAGCAGGGCAGCGGAGGTGGAGCGGTTCAACGGCGGGAGCAAGTGGAAGAAGCGCGGCATCTCGTGCGTGCCAATCACGTTCCAGGTGACGCTCCGGCCGTCGCCCGGGAAGGTGTCGATCCTGAACGACGGTTCCATCGTCGTGGAGGTCGGCGGCGTGGAGATCGGGCAGGGGCTGTACACCAAGGTGAAGCAGATGACGGCATTCGGGCTGGCGGAGCTGGACGCCGACGGGGTCCTCCTGGACAAGGTGCGCGTGATCCAGGCCGACTCGCTGAGCATGGTCCAGGGCGGCTTCACCGGCGGGAGCACCACCTCCGAGGTGAGCTGCCAGGCGGTCCTGGAGTCATGCGCCGCACTTGTCGAGCGGCTCAAGCCCATCAAGGAGAGCATCGAGGCCAACTCCGGCGCGCCGGCGCCATGGAGCGCCCTGATCGCCCAGGCGACGATGGAGAGCGTGAACCTGTCGGCGCACGCCTACTGGACGCCCGACCCGGCCTTCGTAAAATACCTCAACTACGGTGCCGGAGTGAGCGAGGTGGAGATCGACGTGCTGACCGGAGCGACGACGATCCTGAGGAGCGACCTGTTGTACGATTGCGGGCACAGCCTGAACCCGGCGGTGGACCTCGGCCAGGTGGAGGGCGCGTTCGTGCAAGGCGTGGGGTTTTTCACCAGCGAGGAGTACGCGAGCAACTCCGACGGGCTGGTGATCAACGACGGCACGTGGACGTACAAGATCCCGACGGTGGACACCATCCCGAGGCAGCTCAACGTGGAGTTCATCAACAGCGCGCGCGAGAAGAGGCGGGTGCTGTCCTCCAAGGCCTCTGGCGAGCCGCCGCTGCTGATGGCGGCGTCGGTGCACTGCGCGATGCGGGAGGCCATCAGGGCGGCCAGGAGGGAGTTCTCGGCCGAGTCGCCGCTGACGTTCCAGATGGACGTGCCGGCCACCATGGCCGACGTCAAGGAGCTCTGCGGCCTCGACGTTGTCGAGAGACACCTCCACACCCTACTGTCCAAGGCCTCGTGA